Proteins co-encoded in one Chloroflexota bacterium genomic window:
- a CDS encoding glycosyltransferase, producing the protein MTSLTPSSRCPGFRPRRSSMAADELLVSIVTPSFNQARYLETTIRSVLGQDYPRLEYLIVDGGSSDGSVEIIRRYADRLAWWVSEPDRGQADGINKGLRRAQGEVVAWLNSDDAYAPGAVRAAVEVFQKHPEAGLVFGDALSIDATGRAFHTLKAGPWGLKDLMTFHILTQPAVFMRREVAAAVGFLDEDFHFLLDHRLWLKIAARAEMVYVPAVWAFARYHAEAKNAAHAAEFGEEALRLAGWLATDPAFGRAYRHLKRPVWAAAHRFRARYLLDAAHYPAALGGYLRALAWHPPTALQEAHRMAFALLGTVGLGKPLRKWYYRQAWGKTPAEAQALGITNADAFWAP; encoded by the coding sequence ATGACCTCGCTCACCCCCTCAAGCCGTTGCCCAGGTTTCCGCCCCAGGAGGAGCAGCATGGCAGCGGATGAATTGCTGGTTTCGATTGTCACCCCCTCATTCAACCAGGCGCGTTACCTGGAAACCACCATCCGCTCGGTGCTGGGGCAAGATTACCCGCGGCTGGAATACCTCATCGTGGACGGCGGCTCGTCCGATGGCAGCGTGGAGATCATCCGCCGTTACGCCGACCGCCTCGCGTGGTGGGTTTCAGAGCCCGACCGGGGTCAGGCCGACGGCATCAACAAAGGCCTGCGTCGCGCCCAGGGCGAGGTTGTAGCCTGGCTCAATTCCGACGATGCCTACGCGCCCGGTGCCGTGCGCGCCGCGGTGGAAGTCTTCCAAAAGCACCCGGAAGCCGGGCTGGTCTTCGGCGATGCGCTTTCCATCGATGCCACCGGCCGGGCCTTCCACACCCTCAAGGCCGGGCCGTGGGGGCTGAAAGATTTGATGACCTTCCACATCCTCACCCAACCAGCGGTGTTCATGCGGCGCGAGGTGGCCGCGGCTGTGGGCTTCCTGGATGAGGACTTTCACTTCTTGCTCGACCATCGGCTCTGGCTGAAAATCGCGGCGCGCGCCGAAATGGTTTACGTGCCCGCCGTGTGGGCGTTTGCCCGCTACCATGCGGAAGCCAAGAACGCCGCCCACGCGGCCGAGTTTGGAGAAGAGGCCCTGCGGCTGGCAGGCTGGCTGGCAACCGACCCCGCTTTCGGCCGGGCTTACCGTCACCTGAAGCGCCCGGTGTGGGCAGCGGCGCACCGCTTTCGCGCTCGCTACCTGCTGGATGCCGCCCATTACCCGGCAGCCCTGGGCGGCTACCTGCGCGCGTTGGCCTGGCACCCCCCCACCGCGCTGCAGGAAGCCCACCGGATGGCTTTCGCCCTGCTGGGCACGGTGGGGCTGGGCAAGCCTTTGCGGAAGTGGTATTACCGCCAAGCGTGGGGCAAAACACCGGCCGAAGCCCAGGCCCTTGGCATCACCAACGCCGATGCGTTTTGGGCACCATGA
- a CDS encoding glycosyltransferase family 39 protein: protein MGRSGARPGSRAGLIEERAMPRRLRWILLAILLLAGAGIRLYHLTDPPLDFHPTRQMHSALIARQFYLTWRPGTITPAETEQRALGNRMARYEPPLFEALVAQTCVWAGQHFGFHLWVVRLYDLLFWLLGAWGLYLLARRLTNPDAALVAVAYWMLLPFAIQASRSFQPDPLMTVLLVWTAYTATQEGKARFWALPLGALAGMVKAYGLIFALGIFAAVEIWRAPRRFWKRWTFWAALAGMTVPVVAVYLAMPRGEVGGDFLRTWTLRMIPLWFSPKLYGGWLQQLGGAFGGGFLLLALLGAVTLRGRGRALALGWGAAYLAYGFLVPFHIATHSYYQLPLLPWVALGLAGAAQTLVPALASRPKWAQALFGVGVVAAAVYPIGITAWQMQQCTCRQEAATFAQLGKTLPKDGPIVALTEAYGYPLMYYGNLTVDFWPTSRYQRVFDLSPDAFKRLFATRTRGHAYFLVTDFDEFARQKTLRHYLSAHYPVVAEGEGYILYDLRHPKGN from the coding sequence ATGGGCAGAAGCGGTGCTCGGCCAGGCAGCCGGGCCGGACTAATTGAGGAGCGTGCCATGCCGCGTCGCTTGCGTTGGATTCTACTGGCAATCCTTCTCCTGGCAGGGGCGGGCATCCGCCTCTATCACCTTACCGACCCACCGCTGGATTTCCACCCAACCCGCCAGATGCACAGCGCGCTGATTGCGCGCCAGTTTTACCTCACGTGGCGGCCGGGCACCATCACCCCCGCCGAAACAGAACAACGCGCCTTGGGCAACCGCATGGCGCGTTACGAGCCGCCCCTGTTCGAGGCGCTGGTTGCCCAAACTTGCGTCTGGGCCGGGCAGCACTTCGGCTTCCACTTATGGGTGGTGCGGCTGTATGACCTGCTCTTTTGGCTGCTGGGGGCGTGGGGGCTTTATCTATTGGCGCGCCGCCTGACGAACCCCGACGCGGCGCTGGTCGCGGTGGCTTATTGGATGCTGCTGCCTTTCGCCATCCAGGCCAGCCGCTCGTTCCAGCCCGACCCCCTGATGACGGTATTGCTGGTGTGGACGGCCTATACCGCTACCCAAGAGGGGAAGGCTCGTTTCTGGGCGCTTCCGCTGGGGGCTTTGGCAGGCATGGTCAAGGCGTATGGCCTGATTTTCGCTCTGGGCATTTTCGCGGCGGTGGAAATCTGGCGCGCCCCGCGGCGGTTCTGGAAACGCTGGACGTTTTGGGCCGCCCTGGCGGGGATGACCGTGCCGGTCGTCGCCGTTTACTTAGCCATGCCTCGCGGGGAAGTCGGCGGCGATTTCCTGCGCACGTGGACGCTGCGGATGATACCGCTATGGTTTTCGCCCAAGTTGTACGGGGGGTGGTTGCAGCAATTGGGCGGGGCTTTCGGCGGCGGCTTTCTGTTGCTGGCGTTGCTCGGGGCCGTGACTTTGCGCGGGCGGGGACGCGCTTTGGCCCTGGGGTGGGGTGCGGCTTACCTGGCTTATGGTTTCCTGGTGCCGTTTCACATCGCCACACATTCCTACTACCAGTTGCCGCTGCTCCCCTGGGTGGCGCTGGGGCTGGCCGGGGCGGCGCAAACCCTGGTGCCGGCGCTTGCCTCGCGCCCCAAATGGGCTCAAGCGTTGTTTGGGGTGGGAGTGGTAGCCGCCGCGGTGTACCCCATCGGCATTACGGCATGGCAAATGCAGCAATGCACCTGCCGCCAGGAAGCCGCTACCTTTGCACAGTTGGGGAAAACGCTGCCCAAAGACGGCCCCATCGTGGCGCTTACCGAGGCTTATGGCTACCCCTTGATGTATTATGGCAACCTGACGGTCGATTTCTGGCCAACCAGCCGTTACCAACGGGTGTTCGACCTCTCACCCGACGCCTTCAAGCGCCTGTTCGCGACGCGCACGCGCGGCCACGCTTACTTCCTGGTGACCGATTTCGACGAATTTGCCCGGCAGAAAACCCTGCGGCACTACCTCTCAGCCCACTACCCCGTGGTGGCGGAGGGCGAAGGGTACATCTTGTACGACCTGCGCCACCCCAAAGGAAACTGA
- a CDS encoding tRNA guanosine(34) transglycosylase Tgt: MFSFDIIATDGHARAGVFHTPHGDLLTPVFAPVGTQATVKAVTPDHLEALGASLVLANTYHLYLRPGDDLVAEMGGLHEFMQWPHPMLTDSGGFQVFSLAKIREIDAEGVTFRSHLDGSVHRFTPEKSIAIQENLGADIIMAFDECPPPYDRAYNEEALARTHAWAERSLKAHKRADQALFGIVQGGVFPDLREQSAEFIASLGFPGHAIGGLSVGETKEEMYAMIEVVNAVLPPEKPRYLMGVGTPQDLIEGVRRGVDIFDCVLPTRLARHHAAMLQNGGRLNMRRQEFARDPRPIDETCTCYTCQHFSRAYIRHLIVAKEMLAATLLSIHNLHTLVQLARDMREAIIAGRFEAWAEAVLGQAAGPD; this comes from the coding sequence ATGTTTTCTTTTGACATCATTGCCACCGACGGCCACGCCCGCGCGGGCGTTTTCCACACCCCCCACGGCGACCTGCTGACGCCGGTTTTCGCCCCCGTGGGCACGCAGGCCACCGTGAAAGCCGTCACGCCCGACCACCTGGAAGCCCTCGGCGCTTCGCTGGTGCTGGCGAACACCTACCACCTTTACCTGCGCCCGGGCGACGACCTGGTGGCCGAAATGGGCGGTTTGCACGAATTCATGCAATGGCCGCACCCCATGCTGACCGACTCCGGCGGCTTCCAGGTGTTTTCCCTTGCCAAAATTCGGGAAATTGACGCCGAGGGCGTGACCTTCCGCAGTCACCTCGACGGCTCGGTGCACCGCTTCACGCCGGAAAAATCCATCGCCATTCAGGAAAACCTCGGCGCGGACATCATCATGGCCTTCGACGAATGCCCGCCACCCTACGACCGCGCCTACAACGAGGAAGCCCTTGCCCGCACCCACGCCTGGGCTGAGCGCAGCCTGAAAGCCCACAAACGCGCCGACCAGGCGCTTTTCGGCATTGTGCAGGGCGGCGTGTTCCCCGACCTGCGGGAGCAATCCGCCGAGTTCATCGCCTCCCTGGGCTTCCCCGGCCATGCCATTGGCGGGCTTTCGGTGGGCGAAACCAAGGAAGAAATGTACGCGATGATCGAGGTGGTCAACGCAGTGCTGCCGCCCGAAAAGCCGCGCTACCTGATGGGCGTGGGCACGCCGCAGGATTTGATCGAGGGTGTGCGCCGCGGGGTAGACATTTTCGATTGCGTGCTGCCCACCCGCCTCGCTCGCCATCATGCCGCGATGCTGCAAAACGGCGGGCGGCTGAACATGCGCCGTCAGGAATTCGCCCGCGACCCCCGCCCCATCGACGAAACCTGCACCTGCTACACCTGCCAGCACTTTAGCCGCGCCTACATCCGGCACCTCATCGTGGCCAAAGAGATGCTGGCCGCGACGCTGCTTTCCATCCACAACCTGCACACGCTGGTGCAACTGGCGCGCGACATGCGGGAAGCCATCATCGCCGGCCGCTTCGAGGCATGGGCAGAAGCGGTGCTCGGCCAGGCAGCCGGGCCGGACTAA